One genomic region from Frateuria soli encodes:
- the flgF gene encoding flagellar basal-body rod protein FlgF, translating to MDRSLYVAMTGATQMMRAQTEVAHNLANADTVGFKAQMSAFQALPVQGPGLATRINGVAQGQGVDLRGGAEIQTGRELDVAVQGEGWIAVQAADGSEAYTRAGNLQLTADGLLTDARGNLVLGDGGPISLPPATQVSIGNDGTVSVVPTGQGPETIASVGRLKLVNPPANQLALGSDGLMHLAGGGTAPADPAVGVKSGVLESSNVNPSQTLVQMIELSRQYELQVKAIKNADDNAQSATRLLLLT from the coding sequence ATGGATCGTTCGCTTTACGTCGCCATGACCGGCGCCACGCAGATGATGCGTGCGCAGACCGAAGTGGCGCACAACCTGGCCAATGCCGACACGGTCGGCTTCAAGGCGCAGATGTCGGCCTTCCAGGCGTTGCCGGTGCAGGGCCCGGGCCTGGCCACTCGGATCAACGGCGTGGCGCAGGGCCAGGGCGTGGACCTGCGCGGCGGAGCCGAGATCCAGACCGGCCGCGAACTGGACGTCGCCGTGCAGGGCGAGGGCTGGATCGCGGTGCAGGCCGCCGACGGCAGCGAGGCCTACACCCGCGCCGGCAACCTGCAGCTGACCGCCGACGGCCTGCTGACCGACGCGCGCGGCAACCTGGTACTCGGCGACGGCGGCCCGATCAGCCTGCCGCCGGCCACCCAGGTGAGCATCGGCAACGACGGCACCGTCTCGGTGGTGCCGACGGGCCAAGGCCCGGAAACGATCGCCTCGGTCGGCCGCCTGAAGCTGGTCAATCCGCCCGCCAATCAATTGGCGCTGGGCAGCGACGGGCTGATGCACCTGGCCGGCGGCGGCACCGCGCCGGCCGATCCGGCGGTGGGCGTCAAATCCGGCGTGCTCGAGTCGAGCAACGTCAATCCGTCGCAGACGCTGGTGCAGATGATCGAGCTCTCGCGCCAGTACGAACTCCAGGTCAAGGCGATCAAGAACGCCGACGACAACGCGCAGTCGGCGACCCGCCTGCTGTTGCTCACCTGA
- the flgG gene encoding flagellar basal-body rod protein FlgG, giving the protein MFSSLWVAKTGLDAQQTRMDVVSHNLANANTTGFKSSRASFQDLVYQNLRQPGGQTTEQTVAPSGLMLGTGVRVVGNEKLFTQGNIEQTGNSLDLAIQGRGFLQVTMPDGSIAYTRDGSLHMDQNGQVVTANGYAVDPAITIPANAQSITIGNDGTVSITVPGQAAPQQIGTVQLADFINPAGLQPNGDNLYLETASSGTPQIGQPGLNGLGTLAQGALESSNVNVVEQMVDMIETQRTYEMNSKAISAADQMLQFLTNKT; this is encoded by the coding sequence ATGTTCTCTTCCCTGTGGGTCGCCAAGACCGGTCTGGATGCGCAGCAGACGCGCATGGACGTGGTCTCGCACAACCTCGCCAACGCCAACACCACCGGCTTCAAGAGCTCGCGCGCCTCGTTCCAGGACCTGGTCTACCAGAACCTGCGCCAGCCCGGCGGGCAGACCACCGAGCAGACCGTCGCCCCGTCCGGCCTGATGCTGGGCACCGGCGTGCGCGTGGTCGGCAACGAGAAGCTGTTCACCCAGGGCAACATCGAGCAGACCGGCAACTCGCTGGACCTGGCCATCCAGGGCCGCGGCTTCCTGCAGGTGACCATGCCCGACGGCTCCATCGCCTACACCCGCGACGGCTCGCTGCACATGGACCAGAACGGCCAGGTGGTCACCGCCAACGGCTACGCGGTGGATCCGGCCATCACCATCCCAGCCAACGCGCAGTCGATCACCATCGGCAACGACGGCACGGTCAGCATCACCGTGCCCGGGCAGGCCGCGCCGCAGCAGATCGGCACGGTGCAACTGGCCGACTTCATCAACCCCGCGGGCCTGCAGCCCAACGGCGACAACCTGTACCTGGAAACCGCCTCCTCCGGCACGCCGCAGATCGGCCAGCCGGGCCTGAACGGCCTGGGCACGCTGGCGCAGGGCGCGCTGGAAAGCTCGAACGTCAACGTGGTCGAGCAGATGGTGGACATGATCGAGACGCAGCGGACCTACGAGATGAACTCCAAGGCCATCTCGGCCGCCGACCAGATGCTGCAGTTCCTCACCAACAAGACCTGA
- a CDS encoding methyl-accepting chemotaxis protein: MSLIRSQSLAALVQAATAGDEARLAQLSQQHPAVARALAPLLARLDAGQPAALALQTLEQQSLVLAAAQMLGREHSALDKATHESRDGVGRLTDASAGISTALQQVANALAQVEQARQTGSAGVSELDGQLRLLRSALSAMNRNQSRLAEQVEQIRKLTGVVQEIAHQTNLVALNAAIEAARAGEAGRGFAVVADEVKQLAEKTTLATTEIETVTGSIGDFSRQLDVDVQQGMQRLEHAQSGVGQANGAMGRSAEALASASEKVAQLRQGQDVQQARATAAQAALGALQRRSTEARRQSEALSRAALLAHRLALGWLEQEAGNDPASLSLAVRESAQGIRQATELALLEPGALDRRWFDTDALDRTVRRLAAQHPDHPAASALSEAGARLSQHGNAFVGLLCNGQLEQAQQLGQQLESEREAVVTQLAALLATA, encoded by the coding sequence ATGAGCCTGATCCGTAGCCAGTCCCTGGCCGCGCTGGTCCAAGCAGCCACCGCTGGCGACGAGGCCCGCCTCGCACAGTTGTCGCAACAGCATCCGGCGGTCGCCCGCGCGCTGGCCCCGCTGCTGGCCCGTCTCGACGCCGGCCAGCCCGCGGCGCTCGCGCTGCAGACCCTGGAGCAGCAAAGCCTGGTGCTGGCCGCCGCGCAGATGCTCGGGCGCGAGCACTCGGCGCTGGACAAGGCGACCCACGAAAGCCGCGACGGCGTCGGCCGCTTGACGGACGCCAGCGCCGGAATCTCGACGGCCCTGCAGCAGGTCGCCAATGCCCTGGCGCAGGTCGAACAGGCGCGCCAGACCGGCAGCGCCGGCGTCAGCGAACTGGATGGCCAGTTGCGCCTGCTGCGCAGCGCGCTGTCGGCGATGAACCGCAACCAGTCGCGCCTGGCCGAGCAGGTCGAGCAGATCCGCAAGCTCACCGGCGTGGTGCAGGAGATCGCCCACCAGACCAACCTGGTCGCACTCAACGCCGCGATCGAGGCGGCGCGTGCCGGCGAGGCCGGTCGCGGCTTCGCCGTGGTCGCCGACGAGGTCAAGCAACTGGCCGAGAAGACCACCCTGGCGACCACCGAGATCGAAACGGTCACCGGCTCCATCGGTGATTTTTCCCGGCAGCTGGACGTCGACGTGCAACAGGGCATGCAGCGCCTGGAGCACGCGCAGTCCGGCGTCGGCCAGGCCAATGGTGCCATGGGCCGGAGCGCCGAGGCGCTTGCCAGCGCCAGCGAGAAGGTGGCCCAGCTGCGCCAGGGCCAGGACGTGCAGCAGGCCCGCGCCACCGCCGCGCAGGCCGCGCTCGGCGCCCTGCAACGGCGCAGCACCGAGGCGCGCCGGCAGAGCGAGGCGCTCAGCCGCGCCGCGCTGCTGGCCCACCGGCTCGCGCTGGGCTGGCTGGAACAGGAAGCCGGCAACGACCCGGCGAGCCTCAGCCTGGCCGTGCGCGAATCGGCGCAGGGCATCCGCCAGGCGACCGAACTGGCGCTGCTCGAACCGGGCGCGCTGGATCGGCGCTGGTTCGACACCGACGCACTGGACCGCACCGTGCGCCGCCTGGCCGCGCAACATCCCGACCACCCGGCGGCCAGCGCGCTCAGCGAAGCCGGCGCGCGCCTGTCCCAGCACGGCAACGCCTTCGTCGGCCTGCTGTGCAACGGGCAGCTTGAACAGGCCCAGCAGCTGGGCCAGCAGCTCGAATCCGAGCGCGAAGCCGTGGTGACCCAGCTCGCCGCCCTGCTGGCCACCGCCTGA
- the flgE gene encoding flagellar hook protein FlgE, whose product MAFNIALSGLNAASKDLEITANNIANTGTTGFKGSRAEFAELYNSAGRNLSATSIGSGVRLADVAQQFAAGNVENTGNSLDFAISGDGFFTMRDGKGYSYTRAGAFNQDNKGYVVNSSGQHLQVFPPAGNGFDTSTMVDLQLTNAQSAAKATGSVEMSLNLPSDATAPTITPFTPTDALSYNQSTPFTAYDSLGATHNGTVYYVKGAAPNTWNAYLYVDGVSAGAPQAISFNTSGALATPAGGRLNFGALAVSPGADPLTLSIDLNKVTQFGNAYALSSVNPDGYPSGTLSGIDVSSEGVVQAKYSNGQAVSLGQLALANFSNLQGLRQLDNTGWAASFDSGTAIMGVAGQGTFGAVQSGALEASNTADLTAQLVNMIKAQRNYQANAQVISTDDKLTQTIINIRN is encoded by the coding sequence ATGGCTTTCAATATCGCGCTGAGCGGCCTGAATGCGGCTTCCAAGGACCTGGAAATCACCGCCAACAACATCGCCAATACCGGAACCACCGGTTTCAAGGGCTCGCGCGCCGAATTCGCCGAGCTGTACAACTCGGCCGGGCGCAACCTGTCGGCAACCTCCATCGGCAGCGGCGTGCGGCTGGCCGACGTGGCGCAGCAGTTCGCCGCCGGCAACGTGGAGAACACCGGCAACAGCCTGGACTTCGCGATCAGCGGCGATGGCTTCTTCACCATGCGCGACGGCAAGGGCTACTCCTACACGCGTGCCGGCGCGTTCAACCAGGACAACAAGGGCTACGTGGTCAACTCCAGCGGCCAGCACCTGCAGGTGTTCCCGCCGGCCGGCAACGGCTTCGACACCAGCACCATGGTCGACCTGCAACTGACCAACGCGCAGAGCGCGGCCAAGGCCACCGGCAGCGTCGAGATGTCGCTGAACCTGCCGTCGGACGCGACGGCCCCGACCATCACCCCGTTCACTCCGACCGACGCGCTGAGCTACAACCAGTCCACGCCGTTCACCGCCTACGACTCGCTCGGCGCCACCCACAACGGCACCGTGTACTACGTCAAGGGCGCCGCGCCGAATACCTGGAACGCCTACCTGTACGTGGACGGCGTTTCCGCCGGCGCGCCGCAGGCGATCTCCTTCAACACCAGTGGCGCGCTCGCCACGCCGGCCGGGGGCAGGCTCAACTTCGGAGCGCTGGCAGTGAGTCCCGGCGCCGACCCGCTGACGCTCTCGATCGACCTCAACAAGGTCACCCAGTTCGGCAACGCCTACGCGCTGAGCTCGGTCAACCCGGACGGCTACCCCAGCGGCACGCTGTCGGGCATCGACGTTTCCAGCGAAGGCGTGGTGCAGGCCAAGTACTCCAATGGCCAGGCCGTTTCGCTGGGCCAGCTCGCGCTGGCCAACTTCAGCAACCTGCAGGGCCTGCGCCAGCTCGACAACACCGGCTGGGCCGCCTCGTTCGATTCGGGCACCGCGATCATGGGCGTGGCGGGCCAGGGCACCTTCGGCGCCGTGCAGTCCGGTGCGCTGGAAGCGTCCAACACCGCCGACCTCACCGCGCAGCTGGTGAACATGATCAAGGCGCAGCGCAACTACCAGGCGAACGCGCAGGTGATCTCCACCGACGACAAGCTGACCCAGACCATCATCAACATCCGCAACTGA
- the flgB gene encoding flagellar basal body rod protein FlgB: MSQPIDNLFGMHTGALALWQRRTEVLASNLANADTPGYLARDVDFRKALAAAGGNGDGSLPLAAPTPGQIDPVIRANDTLAYRVPTQPSMDGNTVDAQQEQAAFAANGVHYQASLSFITAQIRMLRTAITGGQG; the protein is encoded by the coding sequence ATGAGCCAACCCATCGACAACCTGTTCGGCATGCACACCGGCGCGCTCGCGCTGTGGCAGCGCCGTACCGAAGTGCTGGCAAGCAACCTGGCCAACGCCGACACGCCCGGCTACCTCGCCCGCGACGTCGATTTCCGCAAGGCCCTGGCCGCCGCCGGCGGCAACGGCGACGGCAGCCTGCCGCTGGCCGCGCCCACGCCCGGCCAGATCGACCCGGTGATCCGGGCGAATGACACGCTCGCCTACCGCGTGCCGACCCAGCCGAGCATGGACGGCAACACCGTCGACGCCCAGCAGGAGCAGGCCGCCTTCGCCGCCAACGGCGTGCACTACCAGGCGAGCCTGTCCTTCATCACCGCGCAGATCCGCATGCTGCGCACCGCGATCACCGGAGGCCAGGGCTGA
- a CDS encoding flagella synthesis protein FlgN, with protein MSKPLHHELEAALDAVVEDLHQAATELSAILVAEREALVAADAAALDRAGTHKQALMRRLEELDAERVQMLKLEPNAAVRTEPRWREVLGLLRNCHEMNQRNGSLVSQRLAQVREALAVLSGQGGDVRSVYGPGGEVRTALRSHHLASA; from the coding sequence ATGAGCAAGCCGCTGCACCACGAGCTCGAAGCCGCGCTGGATGCGGTGGTGGAGGACCTGCACCAGGCCGCCACCGAGCTCTCGGCCATCCTGGTTGCCGAGCGCGAGGCACTGGTCGCCGCCGACGCGGCCGCGCTGGACCGCGCGGGCACGCACAAGCAGGCGCTGATGCGGCGGCTGGAAGAACTGGACGCCGAACGCGTGCAGATGCTCAAGCTCGAACCGAACGCAGCCGTGCGCACCGAACCGCGCTGGCGCGAGGTGCTCGGGCTGCTGCGCAACTGTCATGAGATGAACCAGCGCAACGGCAGCCTGGTCAGCCAGCGGCTGGCGCAGGTGCGCGAGGCACTGGCCGTGCTGAGCGGCCAGGGCGGCGACGTGCGCAGCGTGTACGGCCCCGGTGGCGAAGTGCGCACGGCCTTGCGCTCGCACCACCTGGCCTCGGCCTGA
- the flgH gene encoding flagellar basal body L-ring protein FlgH: MSLFRLSIAALALALLAGCMAMPARDDGAWAPTPPMQPEVAAAPADGAIYHDNQNMELFADARAHRVGDILTIVLVESTQASKKASTSTSKKDKADVAAPTIMGKDLTINGNPLSVGLDSERNFDGSGSSSQSNQLTGQITVTVAQRLSNGNLIVRGEKWLTINQGQELVRIAGIVRPQDIGQDNTVPSTRVADARISYTGRGTLADANTRGWLSRFFNSKWMPF, encoded by the coding sequence ATGTCACTGTTCCGCCTTTCCATCGCCGCCCTCGCGCTGGCATTGCTTGCCGGGTGCATGGCCATGCCCGCGCGCGACGACGGCGCATGGGCGCCGACCCCGCCGATGCAGCCGGAAGTCGCGGCCGCGCCGGCCGACGGCGCGATCTACCACGACAACCAGAACATGGAGCTGTTCGCCGATGCGCGCGCGCACCGGGTGGGCGACATCCTCACCATCGTGCTGGTGGAGAGTACCCAGGCCAGCAAGAAGGCCAGCACCAGCACCAGCAAGAAGGACAAGGCCGACGTCGCCGCGCCCACCATCATGGGCAAGGACCTGACCATCAACGGCAACCCGCTGAGCGTGGGCCTGGACAGCGAGCGCAACTTCGACGGCAGCGGCTCGTCCAGCCAGTCCAACCAGCTCACCGGCCAGATCACCGTGACCGTGGCGCAGCGCCTGTCCAACGGCAACCTGATCGTGCGCGGCGAGAAGTGGCTGACGATCAACCAGGGCCAGGAGCTGGTGCGCATCGCCGGCATCGTGCGCCCGCAGGACATCGGCCAGGACAACACCGTGCCCTCCACCCGCGTGGCCGACGCGCGCATCAGCTACACCGGTCGCGGCACGCTGGCCGACGCGAACACGCGCGGGTGGCTGTCGCGCTTCTTCAATTCCAAGTGGATGCCGTTCTGA
- the flgA gene encoding flagellar basal body P-ring formation chaperone FlgA: MRLARHRLLRALLLPLAGMAALPALAAPLAEADLRAQAERFVQQQYAAPGSRVEVDSEALDPRLRIADCAVPLAASLPGGLRMTPRLSVVMRCPTADGWTLRVPVTLKVWRQVLVATRPLIRGDGIVAADVRVEERDVTRLPYGYIGGMDQLAERSLSRTVAAGSVLTPGALGGRQTVRAGDHVQLVAELDGIAVRAEGVALGSGDAGARLRVRNGSSGRVVDAIVRGPGVVVALP; this comes from the coding sequence ATGCGTTTGGCGCGCCACCGCCTGCTGCGTGCGCTGCTGCTGCCGCTCGCGGGCATGGCCGCCCTGCCGGCCCTCGCCGCGCCGCTGGCGGAGGCGGACCTGCGCGCCCAGGCCGAGCGCTTCGTGCAACAGCAGTACGCCGCCCCGGGCAGCCGCGTCGAGGTCGATTCCGAGGCGCTGGACCCGCGCCTGCGCATCGCCGACTGCGCCGTGCCGCTCGCGGCCAGCCTGCCCGGCGGGTTGCGCATGACGCCCCGGTTGAGCGTGGTGATGCGTTGCCCGACCGCCGACGGCTGGACCCTGCGCGTGCCGGTGACGCTCAAGGTCTGGCGCCAGGTGCTGGTCGCCACCCGGCCGCTGATCCGCGGCGACGGCATCGTGGCGGCGGACGTGCGCGTGGAGGAACGCGACGTCACCCGTCTGCCCTACGGTTACATCGGCGGCATGGACCAGCTGGCCGAGCGCAGCCTGTCGCGCACGGTCGCGGCCGGCAGCGTGCTTACGCCCGGTGCGCTGGGCGGACGGCAAACGGTGCGCGCGGGCGACCACGTGCAACTGGTGGCCGAACTGGACGGCATCGCGGTGCGCGCCGAGGGCGTGGCCCTGGGCAGCGGCGACGCGGGTGCTCGCCTGCGGGTGCGCAACGGCAGCTCCGGCCGGGTGGTGGACGCGATCGTGCGCGGCCCCGGCGTGGTCGTGGCGCTACCCTGA
- a CDS encoding chemotaxis protein: MAGALLENVERQTRLAGHNRVAMLLFRLGDAQLFGINVFKVREVLRRPPLERMPGAHALIAGSCDYRGQTIPVIDLAAALGYPALIDEPSAHLMVTEFSRSVQGFLVSDLQHMVHCDGDSLTAPSPALGFGPRVNAVTRINGALVAVVDVEHVLASIDATPHELSARMLRAAGAHPLRPRRVLVADDSSIARRRLVSLFKQMNIECVVAQDGREALERLTELAGKPPEEGVNLVVSDIEMPRLDGYALTRAIRETPALRRLKVVLHSSLSGLFNEALVREVNADRFVAKFQPDLLAQAVIDLLPEESE, encoded by the coding sequence ATGGCCGGCGCGCTGCTGGAAAACGTCGAACGCCAGACCCGGCTGGCCGGGCACAACCGCGTGGCGATGCTGCTGTTCCGGCTCGGTGACGCGCAGCTGTTCGGCATCAACGTATTCAAGGTGCGCGAGGTGCTGCGCCGCCCGCCGCTGGAACGCATGCCCGGTGCGCACGCACTGATCGCCGGCAGCTGCGACTACCGCGGCCAGACCATCCCGGTGATCGACCTGGCCGCGGCGCTGGGCTATCCGGCGCTGATCGACGAGCCCTCCGCGCACCTGATGGTCACCGAGTTCAGCCGGTCGGTGCAGGGCTTCCTGGTGTCGGACCTGCAGCACATGGTCCACTGCGATGGCGACTCGCTGACGGCGCCGAGCCCCGCGCTGGGCTTCGGGCCGCGGGTCAATGCGGTGACCCGCATCAACGGGGCGCTGGTGGCGGTGGTCGACGTGGAGCACGTGCTGGCCAGCATCGACGCCACCCCGCACGAGCTCTCGGCACGGATGCTGCGGGCCGCCGGCGCCCATCCGTTGCGCCCGCGGCGGGTGCTGGTGGCGGACGACTCGTCGATCGCGCGCCGCCGCCTGGTCAGCCTCTTCAAGCAGATGAACATCGAATGCGTGGTGGCCCAGGACGGCCGCGAGGCCCTCGAACGGCTGACCGAGCTGGCCGGAAAGCCGCCGGAGGAGGGCGTCAACCTGGTGGTGTCGGACATCGAGATGCCGCGGCTGGACGGCTACGCGCTGACCCGCGCGATCCGCGAGACACCCGCGCTGCGACGGCTGAAGGTCGTGCTGCACAGCTCGTTGAGCGGCCTGTTCAACGAGGCGCTGGTGCGCGAGGTCAACGCCGACCGCTTCGTCGCCAAGTTCCAGCCCGACCTGCTCGCGCAGGCGGTGATCGACCTGTTGCCGGAAGAGAGCGAGTGA
- a CDS encoding flagellar hook assembly protein FlgD — protein sequence MSDLSINSSNAAGAASALGQTKTLSQADFLSLLIQQMRNQDPTQPMDSSQMVSQLAQINQVSATQNLQTSFDALAQSMQGNQLLQASSMVGRSVTVPSAVARLQGGSLDGAVNVSDGGGRTLVQVVDNAGNVVRTIDLGTQNAGLTDFHWDGTGNDGQPLPPGTYALAAQTGNTAVATYVTGKVAGVGMTGADGAYLDVDGFGGVLLSQVARVN from the coding sequence ATGAGCGACCTCTCGATCAATTCCAGCAACGCCGCCGGTGCCGCAAGCGCGCTCGGCCAGACCAAGACGCTGAGCCAGGCCGATTTCCTGAGCCTGCTGATCCAGCAGATGCGCAACCAGGACCCGACCCAGCCGATGGACTCCTCGCAGATGGTCAGCCAGCTCGCGCAGATCAACCAGGTGTCGGCCACGCAGAATCTGCAGACCTCCTTCGACGCGCTGGCGCAGTCGATGCAGGGCAACCAGCTGCTGCAGGCCTCCAGCATGGTCGGGCGCAGCGTGACCGTGCCATCGGCGGTCGCTCGCCTGCAGGGCGGCAGCCTCGATGGCGCGGTGAACGTATCCGACGGCGGCGGTCGCACGCTGGTGCAGGTCGTGGACAACGCGGGCAACGTCGTGCGCACGATCGACCTGGGCACGCAGAACGCGGGGCTCACCGACTTCCACTGGGACGGCACCGGCAACGACGGCCAGCCGCTGCCCCCGGGCACCTACGCCCTGGCCGCGCAGACCGGCAACACCGCGGTGGCCACCTATGTCACCGGCAAGGTCGCCGGCGTGGGCATGACCGGCGCCGACGGCGCCTATCTCGACGTGGACGGTTTCGGCGGCGTGCTGCTGAGCCAGGTCGCGCGCGTCAACTAA
- the flgM gene encoding flagellar biosynthesis anti-sigma factor FlgM, protein MNTTISNNGVPFLPQAPGNQANGAAAGNSNAATDAPASVPGKDDSVRLTDSARALQDAARVDGQAAIDTKRVEKIRQAIADGSYQVNPAAIADKMIALDAQIAGPAKP, encoded by the coding sequence ATGAATACGACCATTTCCAACAACGGCGTGCCATTCCTGCCGCAGGCACCGGGCAACCAGGCCAATGGTGCCGCAGCCGGCAACAGCAACGCCGCCACCGATGCGCCCGCCAGCGTGCCGGGCAAGGACGACAGCGTCCGCCTGACCGACTCGGCGCGTGCGCTGCAGGATGCCGCCAGGGTGGACGGCCAGGCCGCGATCGACACCAAGCGGGTGGAGAAGATCCGCCAGGCGATCGCCGACGGCAGCTACCAGGTCAACCCGGCCGCCATCGCCGACAAGATGATCGCGCTCGACGCGCAGATCGCCGGCCCGGCGAAGCCGTAA
- the flgC gene encoding flagellar basal body rod protein FlgC, which produces MSLFNIFNVAGSGMAAQSTRLNTVASNLANADSVASSPDAAYRAKEPLFAAIRNGLDGKPAEAGSEGVKVLGVTESPNAITSRYEPGNPLADADGYVYQSNVNPVDELVNMISASRSYQNNVEVMNTARQLMQKTLDLGK; this is translated from the coding sequence ATGTCGCTGTTCAACATCTTCAATGTCGCCGGCTCCGGCATGGCGGCGCAATCCACCCGGCTCAACACCGTGGCCAGCAACCTGGCCAACGCCGACAGCGTGGCGAGCTCGCCGGATGCCGCCTACCGCGCCAAGGAGCCGCTGTTCGCCGCGATCCGCAATGGCCTGGACGGCAAGCCGGCCGAAGCCGGCAGCGAGGGCGTCAAGGTCCTTGGCGTCACCGAGAGCCCGAACGCGATCACCAGCCGCTACGAGCCGGGCAACCCGCTCGCCGATGCCGATGGCTACGTCTACCAGAGCAACGTCAACCCGGTGGACGAGCTGGTCAACATGATCTCCGCCTCGCGTTCGTACCAGAACAACGTCGAGGTGATGAACACCGCGCGCCAGCTGATGCAGAAGACGCTGGACCTCGGCAAATGA
- a CDS encoding flagellar basal body P-ring protein FlgI: protein MGIALSLAAAPAHADKIRDLASVGGVRSNQLIGYGLVVGLDGSGDQTTQAPFTTQSLENMLQQFGITVPPNARPQLKNAAAVTITADLPPFAKPGQTIDVTVASIGNAKSLRGGELLMSPLRGADGNVYAIAQGSVVVGGISAQGKSGSSVQVNISASGRIPNGASVERSVPSSFAGAGDLMLNLNTPDFTTAARIAQAVNAAFGAGTATPVDGGTVSVRGPQDPAQKVAWLGMVQQLDVTPGDAPARVVVNSRTGTVVIGSDVKVTAAAVAHGAIQVTISEQPLVSQPQPFSRGQTAVVPSSDVQVSEDGAHMFKFGPGVSLDTIVRAVNQVGAGPSDLISILQALKQAGALHAELVVI from the coding sequence ATGGGCATCGCGCTCAGCCTGGCTGCAGCCCCGGCCCACGCGGACAAGATCCGCGACCTGGCCTCGGTCGGCGGCGTGCGCTCGAACCAGCTGATCGGCTACGGCCTGGTGGTCGGCCTGGATGGGAGCGGCGACCAGACCACCCAGGCCCCGTTCACCACGCAGAGCCTGGAGAACATGCTGCAGCAGTTCGGCATCACCGTGCCGCCGAACGCGCGCCCGCAGTTGAAGAACGCGGCGGCGGTGACCATCACCGCGGACCTTCCGCCGTTCGCCAAGCCCGGCCAGACCATCGACGTCACGGTGGCCTCGATCGGCAACGCCAAGAGCCTGCGCGGCGGCGAGCTGCTGATGTCGCCGCTGCGCGGCGCCGACGGCAACGTCTACGCGATCGCCCAGGGCAGCGTGGTGGTCGGCGGCATCAGCGCGCAGGGCAAGAGCGGCTCCAGCGTGCAGGTGAACATCTCCGCCAGCGGCCGCATCCCCAACGGCGCCTCGGTCGAGCGCAGCGTACCCAGTTCGTTCGCCGGCGCTGGCGACCTGATGCTCAACCTCAATACACCCGATTTCACCACCGCCGCGCGCATCGCGCAGGCGGTCAACGCGGCCTTCGGCGCCGGCACCGCGACCCCGGTCGACGGCGGCACGGTCTCCGTGCGCGGCCCGCAGGACCCGGCGCAGAAGGTGGCCTGGCTGGGCATGGTCCAGCAGCTGGACGTCACCCCGGGCGACGCGCCGGCGCGCGTGGTGGTCAATTCGCGCACCGGCACCGTGGTGATCGGCTCGGACGTCAAGGTCACCGCCGCGGCGGTGGCCCACGGCGCGATCCAGGTGACCATCAGCGAGCAGCCGCTGGTCAGCCAGCCGCAACCGTTCTCGCGCGGCCAGACCGCGGTGGTGCCCAGCTCCGACGTGCAGGTCAGCGAGGACGGCGCGCACATGTTCAAGTTCGGTCCCGGCGTGAGCCTGGACACCATCGTGCGCGCGGTGAACCAGGTCGGCGCCGGGCCGAGCGACCTGATCTCGATCCTGCAGGCGCTCAAGCAGGCTGGCGCGCTTCATGCAGAGCTCGTGGTGATCTAG